A single region of the Bacteroidia bacterium genome encodes:
- a CDS encoding general secretion pathway protein GspD, which yields MIKIKGIIFKIVWFIFLSGIVNSAWSQTDRFTVIEKKLTALSVTMPAIDESVDISMSGVSIQEFLRAVANNAKINISVDPNLNINIVNNFSNVRVFDMLMFMAKEFDLEINVIGTIITVAKYQAPIEEVKFIPRKLNIKYTAANDQLSVDLTKDTLVSVTKEITRQSGKNIILASSLNGILINGFVQDKPFDQVIEMLAFSNDLSLTKNSDGFYILDKKEIQKLDNKATGDNKKNKKSTDASISAQIYSMDSINVSVVNAPIIDLIKDVSDKLHVNYSVVSQIDGTVDMTITGLTYDEFLDNVLNGTEFTYRKNDNIYVLGEQKVMVLKESEVVQLQFRTVEKIMEVIPADVKKDVEIKEFPELNSLLLTGISSKVQLVKDFIRSIDKVVPVVLIEVMIVDVTKKHITSTGISTGIGDNSQVKTAGSIFPGIDMTFSTSTINNLINSFNGFGWFNLGHVTPNFYLSIKALEDNGVLHLRSTPKMSTLNGHEATLSIGKTEYYMEEQNNVVGTQNPQNITTRTYKSINADLSITIKPIVSGDNQVTLEIKVKQSDFTARISPSAPPGSVTRNFESLIRIKNEEMVLLGGLEENGSSESGTGVPLLSRIPIIKWVFSSRTKEKKVSKLNIFIKPTVIY from the coding sequence ATGATAAAAATCAAAGGAATTATATTTAAAATAGTCTGGTTTATTTTTCTTTCGGGAATAGTAAACTCTGCTTGGTCACAAACCGACCGTTTTACAGTTATTGAAAAAAAACTGACTGCACTTTCTGTAACTATGCCTGCTATTGACGAATCAGTTGATATTTCAATGAGTGGTGTATCAATTCAGGAGTTTTTACGTGCAGTTGCCAATAATGCAAAAATAAATATTTCAGTTGACCCTAATTTAAATATAAACATAGTAAATAATTTTTCTAATGTTAGAGTATTTGACATGCTAATGTTTATGGCTAAAGAATTTGATCTGGAAATAAATGTAATTGGAACAATTATTACTGTAGCAAAATATCAGGCTCCTATAGAAGAGGTGAAATTTATCCCCAGAAAACTTAACATTAAATATACTGCTGCAAATGACCAGCTTTCTGTTGATTTAACAAAAGATACTTTGGTGAGTGTTACAAAAGAGATAACACGTCAGTCTGGTAAAAATATTATTCTTGCATCTTCACTTAATGGAATATTAATTAATGGTTTTGTTCAGGATAAACCTTTCGATCAGGTAATTGAAATGTTAGCATTCTCTAATGATTTAAGTCTTACAAAAAACTCTGATGGTTTTTATATTCTGGATAAAAAAGAAATCCAGAAACTAGATAATAAAGCAACAGGAGATAATAAGAAAAATAAAAAATCAACAGATGCCAGTATATCTGCACAAATATACTCTATGGATAGTATTAATGTATCCGTTGTTAATGCACCAATAATTGATTTAATTAAAGATGTTTCTGATAAATTACATGTAAATTATTCAGTGGTCTCCCAAATTGATGGAACGGTTGATATGACAATTACTGGTTTGACTTATGATGAATTTCTGGATAATGTTTTAAATGGAACCGAATTTACTTATCGAAAGAATGATAATATTTATGTGTTGGGTGAACAAAAAGTAATGGTTTTAAAAGAATCTGAAGTAGTTCAGTTGCAATTCAGAACAGTTGAAAAAATCATGGAGGTAATTCCTGCTGATGTAAAAAAAGATGTTGAAATAAAAGAATTTCCTGAGTTAAATAGTCTTTTGCTAACGGGTATTAGCTCAAAAGTGCAACTTGTTAAAGATTTTATCAGAAGCATAGATAAAGTTGTACCTGTTGTTTTAATCGAAGTAATGATTGTTGATGTTACAAAGAAACATATTACTTCAACAGGAATTTCAACAGGAATAGGTGATAATTCCCAAGTGAAAACCGCAGGAAGTATTTTTCCGGGAATAGACATGACTTTCAGTACAAGTACAATTAATAATCTTATAAATTCATTTAACGGATTTGGCTGGTTTAATCTTGGTCATGTTACTCCTAATTTTTATTTAAGTATTAAGGCTCTTGAAGATAATGGAGTTTTGCATTTAAGATCAACACCAAAAATGTCTACACTTAATGGTCACGAAGCAACATTAAGTATTGGTAAAACGGAATATTACATGGAAGAACAAAATAATGTAGTAGGTACACAAAATCCTCAAAATATTACTACACGAACTTATAAATCAATCAATGCTGATTTATCTATAACAATAAAACCAATTGTCTCTGGCGATAATCAGGTAACACTTGAAATTAAAGTAAAACAATCTGATTTTACCGCAAGAATTTCCCCAAGTGCACCTCCTGGTTCTGTTACCAGAAATTTTGAATCATTAATTCGAATTAAGAATGAAGAAATGGTTTTGTTGGGTGGACTTGAAGAAAATGGAAGTAGTGAATCTGGAACAGGTGTTCCATTACTCTCAAGAATACCAATTATTAAATGGGTTTTTAGTAGCCGAACCAAAGAGAAAAAAGTAAGTAAACTCAATATTTTTATTAAACCTACAGTGATTTATTAA